A region from the Candidatus Persebacteraceae bacterium Df01 genome encodes:
- a CDS encoding NADH-quinone oxidoreductase subunit J, which yields MPDFLFIVFGVFATILLASSLGVIFARNPVHASLFLVLAFVSSAGLWMTLQAEFLALAIILVYVGAVMVLFLFVIMMLDINLDVLREGFWRYLPLAACAAALVVGEIIFVLYSEPFFDTVMYAAPLPPEDNTRALAALLYTDYFYPFELAAVLLLVAIVAAIALTLRRRKGTKYAAPDLQVQAGKAGRVRLVSLSPADSIAIPAGKQKGE from the coding sequence ATGCCAGATTTTTTGTTTATTGTTTTTGGAGTATTCGCTACTATTTTGCTGGCTTCTTCTTTGGGAGTGATTTTTGCCCGCAATCCAGTTCATGCGTCACTATTTCTAGTGTTGGCGTTTGTGTCTTCTGCTGGGCTGTGGATGACATTACAGGCCGAATTTTTAGCGCTGGCTATTATTTTAGTTTATGTAGGTGCTGTGATGGTGCTATTTTTGTTTGTGATTATGATGTTAGATATCAATCTGGATGTGCTGCGTGAAGGGTTTTGGCGTTATCTACCGCTGGCTGCATGTGCCGCAGCACTGGTGGTAGGAGAGATTATTTTTGTGTTGTACAGCGAACCGTTTTTTGATACCGTTATGTATGCTGCGCCGTTGCCGCCGGAGGACAACACCAGAGCATTGGCAGCGCTACTGTACACCGACTATTTTTATCCCTTTGAGCTCGCCGCCGTGTTGTTACTGGTAGCTATTGTCGCGGCGATTGCGCTGACGCTTAGGCGGCGCAAAGGAACCAAATATGCTGCGCCTGATTTACAAGTGCAAGCCGGTAAGGCGGGGAGGGTACGACTTGTTTCTCTATCACCGGCTGACAGTATTGCCATCCCCGCAGGAAAACAAAAAGGAGAATAA
- the nuoK gene encoding NADH-quinone oxidoreductase subunit NuoK, which produces MAPLLPHYLILAAAVFVIGVAGVFLNRKNILIILMSVELILLAVNLNFIAFSRYLGDIHGQIFVFFILTVAAAESAIGLAILIVAFRNRRTINIDDWKQLRE; this is translated from the coding sequence ATGGCGCCGCTTTTACCGCATTATTTGATTCTTGCTGCCGCGGTGTTTGTCATTGGGGTGGCTGGCGTCTTTCTCAACCGAAAAAATATTCTTATCATCCTCATGTCGGTGGAGTTAATATTGCTTGCGGTTAATCTCAATTTTATTGCTTTTTCGCGATATTTGGGCGATATTCATGGACAAATTTTTGTGTTTTTTATACTCACTGTGGCAGCAGCAGAATCAGCTATCGGGCTTGCCATTCTTATTGTCGCTTTTCGTAATCGACGTACCATTAACATAGACGACTGGAAGCAATTACGCGAATGA
- the nuoL gene encoding NADH-quinone oxidoreductase subunit L — protein MNALVVSIPLAPLFGALIAGLFGGRIGRRGAHSAAIAAVGWAFIASVLVAREVIGQGEIINFDWYVWAQVGDVRLSLGFLIDNLTILMMLVVTFVSLMVHIYTIGYMADDPGYQRFFSYIALFTFAMLMLVMSNNFLQLFFGWEAVGLVSYLLIGFWHSRPAAIYANLKAFLVNRVGDLGFLLGIGLVLAVFGTLDYSSVFSRAPEAASAVLSALPEQWSAITAMCLLLFVGAMGKSAQFPLHVWLPDSMEGPTPISALIHAATMVTAGIFMVARMSPLFELSTTALTVVLTVGTLTAFFMGLLGLVQNDIKRVVAYSTLSQLGYMTAALGASAYSAAIFHLFTHAFFKALLFLGAGAVIIAMHHKQDMREMGGLRRYLPITYITGLIGSLALAGVPPFSGFYSKDVIIEAVGASALPGAIVAYWALVAGAFITALYSFRLLILTFHGAPRMDAHVREHLREPPWVVTLPLILLAVPSLLVGFVLVEPMLLGGFFDSAIVVTDGNDTTAMALDKMGSSAMAMASHSVYSPVFYCALAGIVAAWWLYSGWPARTEKFARGTIFNILQAKYGFDDFNDWFFAGGARRLGRLFWQRIDMALIDGFFVNGTAKIIGTTARMVRHLQTGAIYHYAFLMLFAVALALLWRLWLTQ, from the coding sequence ATGAACGCGTTGGTTGTTTCTATCCCGTTGGCGCCGCTTTTTGGTGCACTTATTGCCGGATTATTTGGTGGACGTATTGGCAGGCGAGGAGCTCACAGTGCTGCTATTGCTGCCGTTGGCTGGGCTTTTATTGCTTCGGTGCTGGTTGCTCGTGAAGTTATAGGGCAGGGGGAAATTATTAATTTTGACTGGTATGTGTGGGCACAAGTGGGTGATGTGCGCCTGAGCCTTGGTTTTTTGATAGATAATCTTACGATATTAATGATGCTGGTAGTGACGTTTGTATCGCTTATGGTGCACATTTATACCATTGGTTACATGGCTGATGATCCAGGATATCAGCGTTTTTTCTCTTATATTGCGCTCTTCACGTTTGCCATGCTAATGCTGGTTATGTCCAACAACTTTTTGCAGTTATTTTTTGGTTGGGAAGCGGTGGGGTTGGTGTCTTATTTACTTATCGGTTTTTGGCATTCTCGGCCGGCAGCAATTTACGCCAATCTCAAAGCTTTCCTTGTCAATCGTGTTGGTGATTTGGGTTTTTTGTTAGGTATCGGGTTAGTTCTCGCGGTATTTGGAACGTTGGACTATTCCTCCGTATTTTCCCGCGCGCCGGAGGCAGCGAGCGCAGTATTATCCGCATTGCCTGAACAATGGAGCGCAATTACTGCCATGTGCTTGCTGCTGTTTGTTGGGGCGATGGGTAAGTCTGCACAATTTCCTTTGCACGTGTGGCTACCTGATTCAATGGAGGGACCTACGCCTATTTCAGCGCTGATTCATGCTGCGACTATGGTTACTGCTGGTATCTTTATGGTGGCGCGTATGTCACCGCTGTTTGAATTGTCTACAACGGCATTAACGGTGGTGTTGACGGTGGGAACACTTACGGCGTTTTTTATGGGTTTGTTGGGGTTGGTGCAAAACGACATTAAGCGCGTGGTGGCGTATTCTACTCTTTCGCAGTTGGGCTATATGACGGCTGCACTGGGTGCGTCGGCTTATTCTGCGGCAATTTTTCATTTATTTACACATGCTTTTTTCAAAGCTTTGCTATTTTTAGGCGCGGGCGCGGTTATTATCGCGATGCACCACAAGCAAGACATGCGCGAGATGGGTGGGTTGCGCCGTTATCTGCCGATTACTTACATTACCGGCTTGATTGGTTCATTGGCATTAGCAGGGGTACCGCCATTTTCAGGGTTTTATTCTAAAGATGTAATTATTGAAGCGGTTGGCGCATCAGCGTTGCCCGGTGCTATCGTTGCTTACTGGGCGTTAGTTGCGGGCGCTTTTATTACAGCGCTGTATTCTTTTCGTTTGTTAATACTTACCTTTCATGGTGCGCCTCGCATGGATGCACATGTCCGCGAACATTTACGTGAGCCGCCGTGGGTAGTGACCTTACCGCTTATTTTGTTGGCGGTGCCGTCATTGTTGGTCGGTTTTGTGTTGGTGGAGCCGATGTTACTTGGCGGTTTTTTTGACAGCGCGATTGTTGTCACTGATGGCAATGACACTACGGCGATGGCGCTGGACAAGATGGGTAGTAGCGCTATGGCAATGGCGTCGCACAGCGTGTATTCGCCGGTTTTTTATTGTGCGCTCGCCGGTATTGTCGCCGCTTGGTGGTTATATAGCGGTTGGCCGGCGCGAACTGAAAAATTTGCTCGCGGGACAATCTTTAATATCCTGCAGGCCAAATACGGTTTTGATGATTTTAACGATTGGTTTTTTGCTGGTGGTGCGCGGCGGTTGGGGCGGCTGTTTTGGCAGCGGATAGACATGGCGCTCATTGATGGCTTTTTTGTTAATGGAACGGCTAAGATTATCGGGACGACAGCGCGCATGGTACGGCATTTGCAAACCGGTGCTATTTATCATTACGCTTTTCTTATGCTGTTTGCGGTGGCATTGGCGTTACTGTGGCGACTATGGCTAACGCAATGA
- a CDS encoding DNA methyltransferase, protein MTRHTNFLLSTIAALPHSSGGTDWRVVRGDCLATLPLLPKKSVDLIFADPPYNLQLKGELYRPNMTRVNGVDDDWDKFESFEAYDKFCLQWLTECRRILKDSGTMWVIGTYHNIGRLGRLMQDAGYWLLNDVIWHKSNPMPNFRGVRFTNATETLIWAKKSEKSKYTFNHHCMKTENGGKQMTNVWSFSLCGGKERLRDVEGNKLHSTQKPEALLRRVILSSSKVGDVVLDPFLGSGTTLAVARQLGRLGVGIENNKCYLGAAIKRIKSVKINLVNNEIGHKKILRVAFKKLIEKGYIKKGRKVYCKKEKTTATVLQSGKLKLNGIHNISGSIHQMGAKAANSEECNGWNYWYLREEKKLVSINEIREKYRNAFPEEVSDGR, encoded by the coding sequence ATGACAAGGCATACAAATTTTCTGTTGTCGACAATAGCCGCTTTGCCGCATTCTTCTGGCGGTACTGACTGGCGAGTGGTACGTGGCGATTGTTTAGCGACGCTACCGCTGCTACCTAAAAAATCAGTTGATTTGATTTTTGCCGATCCACCGTACAATTTACAACTCAAAGGTGAGCTATATCGCCCCAACATGACGCGAGTCAATGGGGTGGATGATGACTGGGATAAATTTGAATCTTTTGAGGCGTACGATAAATTTTGCCTCCAATGGCTGACAGAATGCCGCCGCATTCTCAAAGACAGTGGCACAATGTGGGTGATTGGCACCTATCACAACATCGGACGGTTGGGGAGGCTGATGCAAGATGCAGGGTACTGGCTACTCAACGACGTAATTTGGCACAAAAGCAATCCAATGCCGAATTTTCGCGGAGTGCGATTTACCAATGCAACAGAAACGCTAATTTGGGCGAAAAAGTCAGAAAAATCTAAATATACTTTTAATCACCATTGCATGAAAACCGAAAACGGTGGCAAGCAAATGACGAATGTATGGAGCTTTTCACTGTGTGGTGGTAAGGAGCGACTTCGAGATGTAGAAGGAAATAAATTACATTCCACGCAAAAACCGGAGGCATTGTTACGGCGCGTCATATTATCTTCTAGTAAAGTTGGTGATGTGGTGTTGGACCCGTTTTTAGGCAGTGGTACAACGCTGGCAGTGGCTCGACAGTTGGGGCGTTTGGGCGTTGGGATTGAAAACAATAAATGTTATTTAGGTGCCGCCATAAAGCGTATTAAGTCAGTTAAGATAAATTTGGTTAATAACGAAATAGGACATAAAAAAATATTGCGTGTAGCTTTTAAAAAATTAATAGAAAAAGGCTATATCAAAAAAGGAAGAAAAGTTTATTGCAAAAAGGAAAAAACAACGGCAACAGTTTTGCAGAGTGGGAAATTGAAACTTAATGGAATTCATAATATATCGGGCTCAATTCATCAAATGGGAGCGAAAGCGGCTAATAGTGAAGAATGTAATGGCTGGAATTATTGGTATTTAAGAGAAGAAAAAAAACTTGTTAGCATAAATGAAATTAGAGAAAAATATAGAAATGCTTTTCCCGAAGAGGTAAGTGATGGCAGGTAA